One Spinacia oleracea cultivar Varoflay chromosome 4, BTI_SOV_V1, whole genome shotgun sequence DNA segment encodes these proteins:
- the LOC110804834 gene encoding uncharacterized protein isoform X1 — MLTSSKYPPPPTRILSRAHPFYRHFSFRLSLDLFLSPPKSLPLFLSSKPLCLSLLQNSTTFLPPSPSPRRKILSGKGRSRGGVVPHRKLAVVVIGVVEVEKMVQGGVIRCSSYGHWVEQISRKMFEEREIELLGYFLSEVVLLRLFVLSPATLEFS; from the exons ATGCTGACGTCATCAAAATATCCACCCCCACCCACGCGCATCTTGTCACGCGCCCACCCATTTTACCGACATTTCTCCTTCCGTCTCTCCTTagacctctttctctctcctccaaaatctCTGCCCCTCTTTCTCTCCTCCAAACCTCTCtgcctctctctcctccaaaactcAACCACCTTCTTGCCGCCGTCTCCGTCCCCTCGTCGCAAGATATTGAGCGGCAAAGGAAGGAGCAGAGGCGGCGTTGTGCCTCATCGCAAGCTTGCCGTCGTCGTCATTGGAG TTGTTGAAGTTGAAAAAATGGTGCAAGGTGGAGTTATACGCTGCTCCAGTTATGGACATTGGGTGGAGCAAATTAGCAGAAAGatgtttgaggagagagaaattgagcTGTTGGGTTATTTTCTGTCGGAGGTTGTGTTGCTCCGTCTCTTCGTTTTATCTCCGGCGACTTTAGAGTTTAGTTAA
- the LOC110804834 gene encoding uncharacterized protein isoform X2, whose amino-acid sequence MSVPRSMDKSSSLEYINQMFPTEASLSGVEPLMQKIHCEIRRVDASILGAVRQQLLKLKKWCKVELYAAPVMDIGWSKLAERCLRREKLSCWVIFCRRLCCSVSSFYLRRL is encoded by the exons ATGTCAGTTCCTAGATCAATGGACAAGTCAAGTTCTCTTGAATACATTAACCAGATGTTTCCCACAG AGGCGTCATTGTCTGGTGTTGAGCCTCTTATGCAAAAGATTCACTGTGAGATCCGTCGGGTGGATGCTTCCATACTGGGTGCTGTTCGACAGCAG TTGTTGAAGTTGAAAAAATGGTGCAAGGTGGAGTTATACGCTGCTCCAGTTATGGACATTGGGTGGAGCAAATTAGCAGAAAGatgtttgaggagagagaaattgagcTGTTGGGTTATTTTCTGTCGGAGGTTGTGTTGCTCCGTCTCTTCGTTTTATCTCCGGCGACTTTAG